The following coding sequences lie in one Azospirillum humicireducens genomic window:
- a CDS encoding aldose epimerase family protein — protein MPIESFLFDTVDGRPVEGFTLSAGGLEATVIAHGARLVRMLVPGRDGAKADVVLGFDRVADYLASDAYFGAICGRYGNRIGGAAFTLDGVRHALAVNEPPNQLHGGPEGFDRRIWDATVEEAENAVTFTLVSPDGDQGYPGTMTATTRYRLSDDGVLDILMTATTDRATIVNIVHHSYWNLAGHASGDLRDHRLTVQGGFTTPVGADLIPTGEVRPVDGTPFDLRGGVALGEALDAVGGFGFDHNWCLEGPASELRPVALLEHPASGRRMELATDQPGLQVYSGGYLSETIIGKGGQPYCRFAGLALESQRFPGSPNIGHFPSARLDPGETYRHRMQLRFRAG, from the coding sequence ATGCCCATCGAGAGTTTCCTGTTCGACACGGTGGATGGCCGCCCGGTGGAGGGCTTCACCCTCTCCGCCGGCGGGCTGGAGGCGACGGTGATCGCCCATGGCGCCCGGCTGGTGCGGATGCTGGTGCCCGGCCGCGACGGGGCGAAGGCGGACGTGGTTCTGGGCTTCGACCGTGTGGCCGACTATCTGGCGAGTGATGCCTATTTCGGCGCCATCTGCGGCCGCTACGGCAACCGCATCGGCGGGGCGGCCTTCACGCTGGACGGGGTTCGCCATGCGCTGGCCGTCAACGAGCCGCCGAACCAGCTCCATGGCGGGCCGGAGGGGTTCGACCGGCGGATTTGGGATGCGACCGTGGAGGAGGCGGAGAATGCCGTCACCTTCACGCTCGTCTCGCCGGACGGCGACCAGGGCTATCCCGGAACGATGACGGCGACGACGCGCTACCGGCTGAGCGACGACGGGGTGCTGGACATCCTCATGACGGCGACGACCGACCGGGCGACCATCGTCAACATCGTCCATCACAGCTACTGGAATCTTGCCGGCCACGCGTCGGGCGACCTGCGCGACCACCGGCTGACGGTGCAGGGCGGCTTCACCACGCCGGTCGGCGCCGACCTGATCCCGACCGGGGAGGTGCGCCCGGTGGACGGCACCCCCTTCGACCTGCGCGGTGGTGTCGCATTGGGCGAGGCGCTGGACGCCGTCGGCGGCTTCGGCTTCGACCACAACTGGTGCCTGGAGGGGCCGGCCAGCGAGCTGCGGCCGGTGGCGCTGCTGGAGCATCCGGCCAGCGGCCGGCGGATGGAGCTGGCGACCGACCAGCCGGGCTTGCAGGTCTACAGCGGCGGCTATCTCAGCGAGACAATCATCGGCAAGGGCGGGCAGCCCTATTGCCGCTTCGCCGGGCTGGCGCTGGAAAGCCAGCGCTTCCCCGGCAGCCCGAACATCGGCCATTTCCCGTCGGCGCGGCTCGATCCCGGCGAGACCTACCGCCACCGCATGCAGCTGCGATTCCGGGCGGGCTGA
- the yjfF gene encoding galactofuranose ABC transporter, permease protein YjfF has product MTGALQRFLPLIVTTAVLVVGFLICAAQFPNFASWRVVANLLTDNAFLGITAVGMTFVILSGGIDLSVGAVIGFTTVLLAVLIEQGGWHPVAAFAVALIAAGGFGAAMGGVIHVFQMPPFIVTLAGMFIARGLGFVLTTDSVPINHPLYGELNDMALRFDFGLKLSLPALLMLGVVAAAVVLAHWTRFGANLYALGGNRQSAELMGVPVARTTVAVYGLSGLLAGLAGIVFSLYTGAGYSLAATGVELDTITAVVIGGTQLTGGYGYVVGTFVGVLIQGLIQTYITFDGTLSSWWTKIAIGVLLFVFILLQKGLLTVWAGRGGEPAEA; this is encoded by the coding sequence ATGACCGGAGCACTCCAGCGCTTTCTGCCGCTGATCGTCACCACCGCCGTGCTGGTGGTGGGATTCCTGATCTGTGCTGCGCAGTTCCCCAACTTCGCCTCCTGGCGGGTGGTGGCCAACCTTCTGACCGACAACGCCTTTCTCGGCATCACCGCGGTCGGCATGACCTTCGTCATCCTGTCCGGCGGCATCGACCTGTCGGTGGGTGCCGTGATCGGCTTCACCACCGTGCTGCTGGCCGTGCTGATCGAGCAGGGCGGTTGGCATCCGGTTGCCGCCTTCGCGGTGGCGCTGATCGCCGCCGGCGGCTTTGGTGCTGCGATGGGCGGGGTGATCCATGTCTTCCAGATGCCGCCCTTCATCGTCACGCTGGCCGGCATGTTCATCGCCCGTGGCCTGGGCTTCGTCCTGACCACCGACTCCGTGCCGATCAACCATCCGCTCTATGGCGAGCTGAACGACATGGCGCTGCGCTTCGATTTCGGGCTGAAGCTGAGCCTGCCGGCGCTGCTGATGCTGGGGGTGGTGGCCGCGGCGGTCGTGCTGGCGCACTGGACGCGCTTCGGCGCCAACCTCTATGCGCTGGGCGGCAACCGCCAGTCGGCGGAGCTGATGGGCGTGCCGGTGGCGCGGACGACGGTGGCGGTCTATGGGCTGTCGGGGCTGCTGGCCGGGCTGGCCGGGATCGTCTTCTCGCTCTACACCGGCGCCGGCTATTCGCTGGCGGCGACGGGGGTGGAGCTGGACACCATCACCGCGGTGGTGATCGGCGGCACGCAGCTGACCGGCGGCTACGGCTATGTCGTCGGCACCTTCGTGGGCGTGCTGATCCAGGGGCTGATCCAGACCTACATCACCTTCGACGGCACGCTCAGCAGCTGGTGGACCAAGATCGCCATCGGCGTGCTGCTGTTCGTCTTCATCCTGTTGCAGAAGGGTCTGCTGACGGTCTGGGCCGGCCGCGGCGGCGAACCGGCGGAGGCGTGA
- a CDS encoding ABC transporter permease, whose translation MTLSAPGPSRNLPQYGALIAVLLANWLLFPDFFAIRLQDGRLFGSLIDVLNRGAPVALLAVGMTMVIATRGVDLSVGAVMAISGAIAATMTGAGWSLPAVLAASLAAGLLCGLWNGVLVAVLRIQPIIATLILMVAGRGIAQLVTEGQIVTFTSPALAFIGSGSFLTVPMPVVLTIAVLAVTALLVRATALGLMIEAVGVNRLSSAGAGVNTPVVLVAVYVWCGLCAAVAGLIVTADIRGADANNAGLWLELDAILAVVVGGTSLLGGRFGLVLSVVGALIIQAMNTGILLSGFKPEFNLIVKAGVLLVVLLLQSPALTLLLPRPKGARPIGTVKPPVAPTSGGAKP comes from the coding sequence ATGACGCTGTCCGCCCCCGGCCCGTCGCGCAACCTGCCGCAATATGGCGCGCTGATCGCCGTTCTGCTGGCCAACTGGCTGCTGTTCCCCGATTTCTTCGCCATCCGTCTTCAGGACGGCCGGCTGTTCGGCAGCCTGATCGACGTGCTGAACCGCGGCGCCCCGGTGGCGCTGCTCGCCGTCGGCATGACCATGGTCATCGCCACCCGTGGCGTCGATCTGTCGGTCGGCGCCGTCATGGCGATTTCCGGCGCCATCGCCGCCACCATGACCGGGGCGGGCTGGAGCCTGCCGGCGGTGCTGGCGGCGTCGCTGGCCGCCGGCCTGCTGTGCGGGCTGTGGAACGGCGTGCTGGTGGCGGTCCTGCGCATCCAGCCGATCATCGCCACCCTGATCCTGATGGTCGCCGGCCGTGGCATCGCCCAGCTGGTGACGGAGGGACAGATCGTCACCTTCACCAGCCCGGCGCTCGCCTTCATCGGCAGCGGCTCCTTCCTGACCGTGCCGATGCCGGTGGTGCTGACCATCGCCGTGCTGGCGGTGACGGCGCTGCTGGTGCGGGCGACGGCGCTGGGGCTGATGATCGAGGCGGTCGGCGTCAATCGGCTGTCGAGCGCCGGGGCCGGCGTCAACACGCCGGTGGTGCTGGTCGCCGTCTATGTCTGGTGCGGGCTGTGCGCGGCGGTGGCCGGGCTGATCGTCACCGCCGACATCCGTGGCGCCGACGCCAACAATGCCGGGCTGTGGCTGGAGCTGGACGCCATCCTGGCGGTGGTCGTCGGCGGCACCTCGCTGCTCGGCGGGCGCTTCGGGCTGGTGCTGTCGGTGGTGGGCGCGCTGATCATCCAGGCGATGAACACCGGCATCCTGCTGAGCGGCTTCAAGCCGGAATTCAACCTGATCGTCAAGGCGGGCGTCCTGCTGGTCGTCCTGCTGCTGCAATCGCCGGCGCTGACCCTGTTGCTGCCGCGGCCCAAGGGCGCGCGGCCGATCGGGACGGTCAAGCCGCCGGTGGCGCCGACCAGCGGAGGGGCGAAACCATGA
- the ytfR gene encoding galactofuranose ABC transporter, ATP-binding protein YtfR, which produces MTASTAPPSAPLLAIRGLSKAFLGVQALDGVDFTLRHGEIHALLGENGAGKSTLIKTLTGVYQRDGGTVALEGREIAPRGVEEAQRLHIGTVYQEVNLLPNLSVAENLFLGRQPMRWGLVDRGAMRRRARAVLHPYGLSIDVTAPLGRFSVATQQIIAIARAVDMSAKVLILDEPTASLDAQEVAVLFKVMRTLRSRGIGIVFVTHFLDQVYEVCDSITVLRNGRLVGERRTADLPRLDLVAMMLGRELEAAAHRIDLGPAEVDSRPPLARFKGFGKSRSVEPFDLDIRPGEVVALAGLLGSGRTETVRLVFGMDRADQGEATVDGHAVRLKGPRDAVRLGFGFCPEDRKKEGIVGELSVRENIILALQARQGWLKPIPRRRQEEIADRFIRLLDIRTPDAERPIQLLSGGNQQKALLARWLATEPRLLILDEPTRGIDVGAHAEIIRLIERLCADGMALLVVSSELEEIVAYSRRVVVLRDRRHVAELRGGEVSVERIVAAIASETPNVAGSGAEVRQ; this is translated from the coding sequence ATGACGGCATCCACCGCACCACCCTCCGCTCCGCTGCTGGCGATCCGCGGGCTGTCCAAGGCGTTCCTCGGCGTGCAGGCGCTGGACGGCGTCGACTTCACCCTGCGCCATGGCGAAATCCATGCCTTGCTGGGCGAGAACGGCGCCGGCAAATCGACGCTTATCAAGACCTTGACCGGCGTCTATCAGCGCGACGGCGGCACCGTGGCGCTGGAGGGGCGGGAGATCGCGCCGCGCGGGGTGGAAGAGGCGCAGCGCCTGCACATCGGCACCGTCTATCAGGAGGTCAACCTGCTGCCGAACCTGTCGGTGGCGGAGAACCTGTTCCTGGGGCGCCAGCCGATGCGCTGGGGGCTGGTCGACCGTGGCGCCATGCGGCGGCGGGCGCGGGCCGTGCTGCACCCCTATGGCCTGTCGATCGACGTGACGGCGCCGCTCGGGCGCTTCTCGGTCGCCACGCAGCAGATCATCGCCATCGCCCGCGCCGTCGACATGTCGGCCAAGGTGCTGATCCTCGACGAGCCGACCGCCAGCCTGGATGCGCAGGAGGTGGCGGTGTTGTTCAAGGTGATGCGCACCCTGCGGTCGCGCGGCATCGGCATCGTCTTCGTCACCCATTTCCTCGATCAGGTCTATGAGGTCTGCGACAGCATCACCGTGCTGCGCAACGGCCGGCTGGTGGGCGAACGGCGGACGGCGGACCTGCCGCGCCTCGACCTCGTCGCCATGATGCTGGGGCGGGAGCTGGAGGCGGCGGCCCACCGCATCGACCTCGGCCCGGCGGAGGTGGACAGCCGTCCGCCGCTGGCCCGTTTCAAGGGGTTCGGCAAGTCGCGCAGCGTCGAGCCCTTCGACCTCGACATCCGGCCTGGCGAAGTTGTTGCGCTGGCCGGACTGCTGGGCTCCGGCCGCACGGAGACGGTGCGGCTGGTCTTCGGCATGGACCGCGCCGACCAGGGCGAGGCGACGGTGGACGGGCATGCGGTGCGGCTGAAGGGGCCGCGCGACGCCGTGCGGCTCGGCTTCGGCTTCTGCCCGGAGGACCGTAAGAAGGAGGGCATCGTCGGCGAGCTGTCGGTGCGCGAGAACATCATCCTGGCGCTCCAGGCGCGGCAGGGCTGGCTGAAGCCGATCCCGCGCCGCCGCCAGGAGGAGATCGCCGACCGCTTCATCCGCCTGCTCGACATCCGCACGCCGGACGCCGAACGGCCGATCCAGCTGCTGTCCGGCGGCAACCAGCAGAAGGCGCTGCTGGCGCGCTGGCTGGCGACCGAGCCGCGGCTGCTGATCCTCGACGAACCGACGCGCGGCATCGATGTCGGGGCGCATGCCGAGATCATCCGCCTGATCGAGCGGCTGTGCGCCGACGGCATGGCGCTGCTGGTCGTCTCGTCGGAGTTGGAGGAGATCGTCGCCTACAGCCGCCGCGTCGTCGTGCTGCGCGACCGCCGCCATGTGGCGGAACTGAGGGGAGGGGAGGTCAGCGTGGAGCGCATCGTCGCCGCCATCGCGTCGGAGACGCCCAATGTAGCCGGATCGGGCGCGGAGGTGCGGCAATGA
- the ytfQ gene encoding galactofuranose ABC transporter, galactofuranose-binding protein YtfQ: MSRKWVISAATAAAALFIGLGAVQAADKKLVVGFSQIGSESGWRAAETKTAKAEAEKRGIELKISDAQQKQENQIKAVRSFVAQGVDAIFIAPVVATGWDSVLKEAKEAKIPVVLLDRQIETKDPSLYMTAVTSDTVHEGRVAGEWLAKQTGGKCAVVELQGTVGSSPAINRKKGFDEIVAKNPGMKIVRTQSGDFTRAKGKEVMESFIKAENGGKGICAVYAHNDDMAVGAIQAIKEAGLKPGKDILVVSIDGVPDIFKAMAEGEANATVELTPNMAGPAYDALIAFKKDGKAPPKWIQTESALFTPETAKAEYERRKDAY, translated from the coding sequence ATGTCCAGGAAATGGGTGATCTCCGCCGCCACCGCCGCCGCGGCGCTGTTCATCGGGCTCGGTGCGGTGCAGGCCGCCGACAAGAAGCTGGTGGTCGGCTTCTCGCAGATCGGCTCGGAGTCTGGCTGGCGCGCGGCGGAGACCAAGACCGCCAAGGCGGAGGCCGAGAAGCGCGGCATCGAGCTGAAGATCTCCGATGCCCAGCAGAAGCAGGAGAACCAGATCAAGGCCGTGCGCTCCTTCGTCGCCCAGGGGGTGGATGCGATCTTCATCGCGCCCGTGGTGGCGACCGGCTGGGATTCGGTGCTGAAGGAAGCCAAGGAGGCGAAGATCCCGGTCGTGCTGCTGGACCGCCAGATCGAGACCAAGGACCCCAGCCTCTACATGACCGCCGTCACCTCCGACACCGTGCATGAGGGCCGGGTGGCCGGCGAATGGCTGGCCAAGCAGACCGGCGGCAAATGCGCGGTGGTGGAATTGCAGGGCACGGTCGGTTCGTCGCCGGCCATCAACCGCAAGAAGGGCTTCGACGAGATCGTCGCCAAGAATCCGGGAATGAAGATCGTCCGCACCCAGTCCGGCGACTTCACCCGCGCCAAGGGCAAGGAGGTGATGGAGAGCTTCATCAAGGCGGAGAATGGCGGCAAGGGCATCTGCGCCGTCTATGCCCACAACGACGACATGGCGGTCGGTGCCATCCAGGCGATCAAGGAAGCCGGGCTGAAGCCGGGCAAGGACATCCTGGTCGTCTCCATCGACGGCGTGCCCGACATCTTCAAGGCGATGGCGGAAGGCGAGGCGAACGCCACGGTCGAGCTGACGCCGAACATGGCCGGCCCCGCCTATGACGCGCTGATCGCCTTCAAGAAGGACGGCAAGGCGCCGCCGAAGTGGATCCAGACGGAATCGGCGCTGTTCACGCCCGAGACAGCCAAGGCCGAGTATGAGCGCCGCAAGGACGCTTATTGA
- a CDS encoding porin translates to MVRSALLLGAATLSLVSVLGVTPAFAQSKFDVILGGDAYFEAGYVDQDRDAGLRSTEFRNRLRLLVTPKAKADNGLEYGARLRLLAENGTGNARTTSYDRAFLFVNGSFGTVHMGVENGPSDDSGIIAPSDWGTGGVDGSFPSWLGNSAANAPVTIGNIRALISGNSATRATYWTPEIAGFKLGASYQPSSDSSGTDVNRSKVALASANRTGAYRDVYEVGGTYTNSFGGVAVNASLFYLGGKAKESSATAVRFDDLSSTHAGLTVAYGGLKVGGSYAWSGDSGYARSGTAGIVSREKQDVWTAGAQYTFGPTTLGVGYLNAKDAGDLTVRGRSKFELITVGAKYVVAPGFSIAPEYNHFKLSSDVAANSDKGNIFIVRTDLAF, encoded by the coding sequence ATGGTGAGATCCGCACTGCTGCTTGGCGCAGCCACCCTTTCGCTCGTCTCCGTCCTGGGGGTAACCCCGGCCTTCGCCCAGTCCAAGTTCGACGTGATCCTTGGCGGCGATGCCTATTTCGAGGCCGGCTATGTCGACCAGGACCGCGACGCCGGCCTGCGCTCGACCGAGTTCCGCAACCGCCTGCGTCTGCTGGTGACGCCGAAGGCCAAGGCCGACAACGGTCTGGAATATGGCGCCCGCCTGCGCCTGCTGGCCGAGAACGGCACCGGCAATGCCCGAACCACCAGCTATGACCGTGCCTTCCTGTTCGTCAACGGCAGCTTCGGCACCGTCCATATGGGTGTCGAGAACGGCCCCTCCGACGACAGCGGCATCATCGCCCCGTCCGACTGGGGAACCGGCGGCGTCGACGGCTCCTTCCCCTCCTGGCTCGGCAACAGTGCCGCCAATGCGCCGGTCACCATCGGCAACATCCGCGCCCTGATCTCCGGCAACAGCGCCACCCGCGCCACCTACTGGACGCCGGAGATCGCCGGCTTCAAGCTCGGCGCCTCCTACCAGCCGTCGTCGGACAGCAGCGGCACCGACGTCAACCGCTCCAAGGTGGCGCTCGCCTCGGCCAACCGCACCGGCGCCTATCGCGACGTCTACGAGGTCGGCGGCACCTACACCAACAGCTTCGGCGGTGTCGCCGTCAATGCCAGCCTGTTCTACCTGGGCGGCAAGGCCAAGGAGTCCAGCGCGACGGCGGTGCGCTTCGACGATTTGTCCTCCACCCATGCCGGCCTGACGGTGGCCTATGGCGGGCTGAAGGTCGGCGGCAGCTATGCCTGGTCGGGCGACAGCGGCTATGCCAGGTCCGGCACCGCCGGCATCGTCAGCCGCGAGAAGCAGGACGTGTGGACGGCCGGCGCGCAATACACCTTCGGACCCACCACGCTCGGCGTCGGTTATCTGAACGCCAAGGACGCCGGCGACCTGACGGTGCGCGGCCGCAGCAAGTTCGAGCTGATCACCGTCGGCGCCAAATATGTCGTCGCTCCCGGCTTCAGCATCGCTCCGGAATACAACCACTTCAAGCTCAGCTCCGACGTCGCTGCCAACAGCGACAAGGGCAACATCTTCATCGTCCGGACCGATCTGGCCTTCTAA
- a CDS encoding aldehyde dehydrogenase (NADP(+)), protein MTITGEMLIGASAHRGGQGGFRAVDPATGEALDPVFSGGGAAEVERACALAWAAFDAFRETGLEQRAAFLETVAQNILDIGDGLIVRAMAETGLPRARLEGERGRTVGQLRLFAQVVREGSWLEARIDPAMPARTPLPRADIRQRHIPLGPVAVFGASNFPLAFSVAGGDTASAFAAGCPVVVKGHGAHPGTSELVGRAIRAAVASCGLPEGVFSLLFGTGNEIGTALVADPRIKAVGFTGSRRGGLALMEVASRRPEPIPVYAEMSSINPVFLMPTALASRAEALGKGFVASLTMGAGQFCTNPGILLGIEGPDLDRFVAAAVEALGASSASTMLTPGIHAAFDAGVARLAGSGAVTTLARGMACSGPNQAQAAFFTTTADAFLADTELQEEVFGAASLLIRCGDVAAMKAVAETLEGQLTATVQMDAEDKAAVAALIPTLERKAGRILANGWPTGVEVCHAMVHGGPFPATSDARSTSVGTLAIRRFLRPVCYQDIPAELLPEAVRDGNPLGLWRRIDGTLGQD, encoded by the coding sequence ATGACCATCACCGGCGAGATGCTGATCGGCGCCAGCGCCCACCGCGGCGGCCAGGGCGGGTTCCGCGCCGTCGACCCCGCCACCGGCGAGGCGCTGGACCCCGTCTTCAGCGGCGGCGGCGCGGCGGAAGTCGAGCGCGCCTGCGCCCTGGCCTGGGCCGCCTTCGACGCCTTCCGCGAGACCGGCCTGGAGCAGCGCGCCGCCTTCCTGGAAACCGTTGCCCAGAACATCCTCGACATCGGCGACGGGCTGATCGTCCGCGCCATGGCCGAGACCGGCCTGCCGCGCGCCCGGCTGGAGGGTGAGCGCGGCCGCACCGTCGGCCAGCTCCGCCTGTTCGCCCAGGTCGTGCGCGAGGGCAGCTGGCTTGAGGCCCGCATCGACCCGGCCATGCCGGCGCGCACGCCGCTGCCGCGCGCCGACATCCGCCAGCGCCACATCCCGCTGGGGCCGGTCGCGGTGTTCGGCGCCTCGAACTTCCCGCTGGCCTTCTCGGTCGCCGGCGGCGACACCGCGTCCGCCTTCGCCGCCGGCTGTCCGGTGGTGGTGAAGGGCCATGGCGCCCATCCCGGCACCTCGGAGCTGGTCGGCCGCGCCATCCGGGCGGCGGTCGCGTCCTGCGGCCTGCCGGAGGGGGTCTTCTCCCTGCTGTTCGGCACCGGCAACGAGATCGGCACGGCGCTGGTCGCCGATCCGCGCATCAAGGCGGTGGGCTTCACCGGCTCCCGCCGCGGCGGGCTGGCGCTGATGGAGGTGGCGTCCAGGCGGCCGGAGCCGATCCCGGTCTATGCCGAGATGAGCAGCATCAACCCGGTCTTCCTGATGCCGACGGCGCTGGCCTCGCGCGCCGAGGCATTGGGCAAGGGTTTCGTCGCCTCGCTGACCATGGGGGCGGGACAGTTTTGCACCAATCCCGGTATCCTGCTGGGCATCGAGGGGCCGGACCTCGACCGCTTCGTCGCGGCGGCGGTCGAGGCTCTCGGCGCCAGCTCGGCGTCCACTATGCTGACGCCGGGCATCCATGCCGCCTTCGATGCCGGCGTCGCCAGGCTGGCCGGCAGCGGCGCGGTGACCACGCTGGCGCGCGGCATGGCCTGCAGCGGGCCGAACCAGGCGCAGGCGGCCTTCTTCACCACCACGGCGGACGCCTTCCTCGCCGACACCGAACTTCAGGAGGAGGTGTTCGGCGCCGCCTCCCTGCTGATCCGTTGCGGCGATGTCGCGGCGATGAAGGCGGTGGCCGAGACGCTGGAAGGACAGCTGACTGCGACGGTGCAGATGGATGCGGAGGACAAGGCCGCGGTGGCGGCGCTGATCCCGACGCTGGAGCGCAAGGCCGGCCGCATCCTGGCGAACGGCTGGCCGACGGGGGTGGAGGTGTGCCACGCGATGGTGCATGGCGGCCCCTTCCCGGCGACCTCGGACGCCCGCAGCACCTCGGTCGGAACGCTGGCGATCCGCCGTTTCCTGCGCCCGGTCTGCTATCAGGACATTCCCGCCGAGCTGCTGCCGGAGGCGGTGCGCGACGGCAATCCGCTGGGGCTGTGGCGGCGCATCGACGGGACTCTCGGACAGGATTGA
- a CDS encoding dihydrodipicolinate synthase family protein, with product MKDPIAMPTSARPYRGVFPVVPTIFTETGELDLDGQKRCVDFMIDAGSTGLCILANFSEQFVLTDDERSVLMETMLAHVAGRVPVIVTTTHFSTRACADRSRRAQELGAAMVMVMPPYHGATIRVPEAGIVEFFQRVSDAIDIPIMIQDAPVSGTPLPAPLLARMAREIAQVSYFKIEVPQAAAKLRTLIDLGGDAIEGPWDGEEAITLLADLDAGATGAMTGGAYPDGIRQIVDPYLAGDREAAVAAYGRWLPLINHENRQCGIATAKILMKEGGIIASDAMRHPTANPHPMSRDGLLDAARRLDPLVLRWGR from the coding sequence ATGAAGGACCCCATTGCCATGCCGACCAGCGCCCGCCCGTATCGCGGAGTCTTCCCCGTCGTCCCCACCATCTTCACCGAAACGGGGGAGCTGGACCTCGACGGCCAGAAGCGCTGCGTCGACTTCATGATCGACGCCGGCTCCACCGGCCTGTGCATTCTCGCCAACTTCTCCGAGCAGTTCGTGCTGACCGACGACGAGCGCTCGGTGCTGATGGAGACGATGCTGGCCCATGTCGCCGGCCGGGTGCCGGTGATCGTCACCACCACGCATTTCAGCACCCGCGCCTGCGCCGACCGCAGCCGCCGCGCCCAGGAACTGGGGGCCGCGATGGTGATGGTGATGCCGCCCTACCACGGCGCCACCATCCGAGTGCCGGAGGCGGGCATCGTCGAATTCTTCCAGCGGGTGTCGGACGCCATCGATATCCCGATCATGATCCAGGACGCACCCGTGAGCGGCACCCCGCTGCCGGCCCCGTTGCTGGCGCGGATGGCGCGGGAGATCGCGCAGGTGTCCTACTTCAAGATCGAGGTGCCGCAGGCGGCGGCGAAGCTGCGCACGCTGATCGACCTGGGCGGCGACGCCATCGAAGGACCGTGGGACGGCGAGGAGGCGATCACGCTGCTGGCCGACCTCGACGCCGGGGCGACGGGGGCGATGACCGGCGGCGCCTATCCCGACGGCATCCGGCAGATCGTCGATCCCTATCTGGCCGGCGACCGCGAGGCGGCGGTGGCGGCCTATGGGCGCTGGCTGCCGCTGATCAACCATGAGAACCGCCAGTGCGGCATCGCCACCGCGAAGATCCTGATGAAGGAGGGCGGAATCATCGCGTCCGACGCGATGCGTCATCCGACGGCCAACCCGCATCCGATGAGCCGCGACGGGTTGCTGGACGCGGCACGGCGGCTCGATCCGCTGGTGCTGCGCTGGGGGCGGTGA
- a CDS encoding SMP-30/gluconolactonase/LRE family protein, translated as MAQEARCVWQAGALLGEGPLWSPRQDAVFFVDIRGSRILRHGLSDGARAEWELDDAACWLVESADGNGLIAGLRSRRVVRLLLEPGRAVIDGELARIEPDRPGNRLNDGKADAYGRLWVGSMDDAEEAPAGSFYRIDPDGIVTMVDGGYTVANGPALSPDGRTIYHTDSAARTVHAFDIGADGSLSGKRVHIRFSEADGYPDGMTCDVEGGLWVAHWDGGRVSRFRPDGRLDHAIALPVSRVTSCVFAGLALDRLFVTTAAHGRPEEPLAGALFECDPGVRGLPPGQFGRLPR; from the coding sequence ATGGCGCAGGAAGCGCGTTGCGTCTGGCAGGCCGGGGCGCTGCTGGGGGAGGGGCCGTTGTGGTCCCCGCGGCAGGATGCCGTCTTCTTCGTCGACATTCGTGGTTCCCGCATCCTGCGCCATGGTTTGTCCGATGGGGCACGGGCGGAGTGGGAGCTTGACGACGCCGCCTGCTGGCTGGTGGAAAGCGCCGACGGCAACGGCCTCATAGCCGGCCTGCGCTCCCGCCGCGTGGTCCGCCTGCTGCTGGAGCCGGGCCGGGCGGTGATCGACGGGGAGCTGGCGCGGATCGAGCCCGACCGACCGGGCAACCGGCTGAACGACGGCAAGGCCGACGCCTACGGCCGGCTGTGGGTCGGCAGCATGGACGATGCGGAGGAGGCGCCGGCCGGCAGCTTCTACCGCATCGACCCCGACGGCATCGTCACGATGGTTGACGGGGGCTACACGGTCGCCAACGGGCCGGCGCTGTCGCCGGACGGGCGGACGATCTATCACACCGACAGCGCGGCGCGGACCGTCCATGCCTTCGACATCGGCGCCGACGGCAGCTTGTCCGGCAAGCGCGTCCACATCCGCTTCAGCGAGGCCGACGGCTATCCCGACGGCATGACCTGCGATGTCGAGGGGGGCCTGTGGGTCGCCCATTGGGATGGCGGCCGCGTCAGCCGTTTCCGCCCCGACGGCAGGCTGGACCATGCCATCGCTCTGCCGGTCTCCCGCGTCACCTCCTGCGTCTTCGCCGGTCTGGCCCTCGACCGGCTGTTCGTCACCACCGCGGCGCACGGCCGGCCCGAGGAGCCGCTGGCCGGGGCGCTGTTCGAGTGCGACCCCGGCGTCCGCGGCCTGCCGCCAGGACAGTTCGGCCGGCTGCCGCGCTGA